GGACTCCTGAGTCGACCAGGACCCGCGACCAGGCCTCGCCGACTCACCGCCTCCCGAGCCTCGGATTCCACACTGCTCCGCGCTCCGTCGGGGTCCTGCGCTGCGCCTGTCCCCGCGCCCTGGATCTCACGGGCTCACCGTCTCGCGGAACCCCGAATCTCGCTGGGCCTCCCGCCCCGGCGACCTGGCTCATCGGCGATCACGCCATGCCGCACGGCCGGACCCACGCATCCAGGCGCCATCGCGGCACAGCAGCGCGGCCTGCGCAGATCAGCACGGCAGGGCTCGACCGTGGTGCGATCCCGCCGTGGTCCGATCCCGCCGTGGCGTGGCCCGACACGGCATGACCCGACAGCCTCGCTTCGCACCATCTGGTTCACCGTGTCTGCCAGGCATGGCCTGGCTCGACACGGTGTGCTTCAGCGGCGTGATCCGACACGGCCTGATCCACTACAGCCCGGCCCCGTACGGCCCGGCCCCGTACGGCCTGAACCAGCACGACCGGGTCCACCACAGCCCGGGACCCTTCACGGCTCGCACCAGCACCGCCCAAGCCCAGCACGGCACGGTCCGATCCCGGCGTGATCCAGCACGACGTGACTCAGCACGACGTGATCCAGCACGACGTGATCCAGCACGACGTGACTCAGCGCGGCGTGGGCTCCACCGGCCACGGCATGCCGAGCACGTCGCCCGCCCTGGGCACCAGCAGGAAGATGACGAAGGTCGCCGGACGCGCCGTGTACAGCTCGAGTCTGCCGCCGTCCGCCTCCACCAGCGCCCTGGCCAGCGACAGTCCGACGCCGGTCGAACCACCCCCGGAGAAGCCCCGGTCGAAGACGTGCCGGGAGAGCTCCTCCGGCACGCCGTTGCCGTTGTCGGTGACCTCGATCATCACCATCGCACCCGACAGCCTGGCCACCACCGAGACCGTGCCCGCACCATGGATCAGCGCGTTCTCCAGCAGCACGCCGAGCGCTTCTCGGAGCCGAGCGGGCGTCACCCTGGCGGGGAGGCCGTCGCTGATCCGCAGCCGGAGTGTCCGGCCTTCGGCACGCAGCCGCTCGCGCCACTCCGCGACGACCTCGGGCAGCTCCTCGGCGAGGTCGAGCGGCTCCGCTGTCCTCGATCGAGCGGCGGTGGCCGTGGCCAGCAGGTCTTCCAGCACACGCGACAGCTTCTCCGCCTGCACGAGCGCGGCACGGGCCTCCTCGCGGTTCACCGGCTGACGCGGATCCACCAGCTCCTCCAGCCGCAGCTGAAGCGCCGTGAGGTGGCTTCGCAGCTGATGGGAGACGTCGCCGACGAGTTCCCGTTCCCGCTCCATCAGCCGCGCCAGCGCCAACGCCGAGGCGTCGAGCGCGTCGGCGACGCGATCCAGCTCCACCGCGCCGTGGCGCCGCGTGTCCGGACGGAAGTCGCCTGCCCCGAGCCGAGCCGCCCTGGCGGCGACGTGCCGTAGCGGCTCGGACAGCCGTCGTGCCGTCACCTTCGCCATCACCAGTCCCACCACCACGGTGAGCAGGACGAGCAGCAGCACCGCACCCGCCATCTGTGCCTGTGAGGCGCGCAACGGGCCGGAGGGGACCGCCAGGGTCACGGTGCCCTGCCGCACGATGGACGCCGTCTCGATCACCGGGTCGGGCCCCGGGTCGGGACCGTCCCGGACCGTGCCCTGGCCCGGTAGCGACACGGTGACGCTGCCGTCCGCGGGCACCGCGACGCGGATCTTCACCAGATCCAGCGTCTCGTCCTCGGCAAGCTGGGCGTCGAGGCTGGTGGCGATCTGTTGCACTCGACCGGTGAGCTCGCGTCGGGTGACGTCCTCCACGAGCCGCAGCGAGGCAAGTCCCAGGGGCAGCCCCAGGACCACCACGGTCACCGAGACCGCGAGGAGAATCGACTGCAGGATGCGAGTCCGCACGGCCGCCTAATCCACGTTGAAACGGAACCCGACGCCGCGCACGGTCGCGATCCGCTGCTCACCGTTGCGGCCGTGCACGTCACCGACCTTCCTCCGCAGCCAGGAGACATGCATGTCCAGGGTCTTGCTCGTTCGGTTCTCCGGGGCGTTCCACACCTCGTCGAGGATCTCGTCTCGGGTGACGACCTGCCCCGCGTGCTGCATCAGCACGCGAAGCAGCTCGAACTCCTTGTTGGCGAGCTGAACCTCCCGCCCGTCGACCTGGACGCGGCGTGCGGAGAGGTCGATCCGCACCCCGTTGGCCTCCACCGAGTCGACGGCGCGCCGCCGCAACAGCGCCCTGATCCTGGCCATCAGCTCAGCCAGCCGGAACGGCTTGGCCACGTAGTCGTCGGCGCCCGCGTCCAGGCCGACCACGAAGTCCACCTCGTCCGTCCGGGCAGTCAGCATCAGCACCGGAATATCGCGCCCCGCCGCGCGCAGCCGTCGGCAAACCTCCAGGCCGTCGATCCCCGGCAGCCCTAAATCGAGCACCAGGAGATCGCCCCGGCCCGACGTCGCCGCCTCCAGCGCGCTCGGACCGTCGTCGACCACGTGCACCGAGTAGCCCTCACGCTGCAGTGCTCGGCACAGCGGTTCTGCGATCGCCGCGTCATCCTCTGCCAGCAGCACCACGCTCACCCCGTCAGCCTAGAGCCTTCCTCGGCACCGCTCGTCCGGTTCGCCCAAGCACATCCGCCCCCGAGCACATCCGTGAAGCGGACGAAGGGGAATCACCCGTCCCCCGCCGCCCCGACCAGGTGAAGGGGCGACGGCGGCCCACGGCGACCCCACTAGGCTCGCCGGGTGTCATCTGCCGCTGATCTCGATCTCGCCCGCCGACTGGCCGACCTCGCCGACGCCGTGACCCGCTCCCGGTTTCGGTCGCGCGACCTGCACGTGACCAGCAAGCCGGATCGCACCCCGGTCACCGATGCGGACACCGCGGTGGAGGACTCGATCCGAGCACTGCTGGCGCGGGAACGCCCCGAGGACGCGGTCCTGGGCGAGGAACGCGGCGGCGCCGAGAACCCCGGTGCCCGTACCTGGGTGATCGATCCCATCGACGGGACCAAGAACTTCCTTCGCGGCCTGCCGATCTGGGCGACGTTGATCGCGCTCGTGGTCGACGGCACGCCACAGGTGGGTGTGGTGAGCGCGGGAGCGTTAAGACGTCGGTGGTGGGCGGCCCGCGGCCTCGGTGCCTGGACCAGCGAGGGCGACGGCGCCCCGTGGCGGATCGGCGTCTCGGGCGTCGATCGGCTCTCCGATGCCTATCTGTCGACCACGCACCTGGGCAGCTGGACCGAGTACCACTCGCGGAGTGCCTACCTCGCGCTGCTGGACGCCTGCTGGGAGAGCCGGGCGTTCGGCGATTTCTGGCAGCACGTCCTGGTCGCCGAGGGAGCCGTCGACCTCGCGGCCGAGGCCGTGGTGAACGCATGGGACGTCGCCGCCGTGCAGGTGATCGTGGAGGAGGCCGGGGGCCGGTTCAGCGACCTGGACGGCGTCCCCGACTACACCGGGGGCAGCGCGTTGTCCTCGAACGGGCTGGTCCATGACGCGGCGCTGGAGGTGCTGCGGAGCAACCGCTGACCCGCCCGGGCCGGTCTCTGGTGAGCAGGTCGCGAGCGGGACGGCGGCCTCGGCTGCCCGACGCCGTAGCCGCGCTCGGGCGGAGCTCTCCCAGGGGCGGCCTGGTCGTCGAGGTGATCGGTCGACGACGGAACAGGTGATCGGCGAGCACGGACGGCCGATGCCGCAGGGATCGGCGCGGCTCACACGTCGCCCGTGCTCGGCGGGCTTCGATCTGGTCGACGTCGACCGCGTGGACGTCGGAGGGCCGGACGCCGAGTGTGTGCACCTCGGCCGCCGTGTGGGCTCCGGCCTGGCGCACACCGGCTGAGCGAGATTCGGCTGGGCGAGATTCGGCTGCGTGGTCATGGCACGACCATGCTTGAGCGTGCCCGTATCGCGCACGGTCGGCGGGCCGTGCCTGTGGACAACTCGGCTATGTGGACAACCGCCCTCCCGACCGGGTGAATCCCGGCGGGACGTCTGGTGCTCTGTGCTAGTGACCCGAACCGATTGCCGGCGACGGGTGGTGCCGGAAGCCGTGCCCGACGCACCACCCGCCGCGGTTCGGTCAGCCGTCGAGACGGGCCGCCGAGTTTCCGGCGTCCTTCGACAATCGGATGGTGGGGATTCCCGTGGGCGGGGTGGCGTCCGACTCGTCCGCGCTCCGGCCGCCGTTCGTCCCCGCCGCCGCGGGGGGCACCGGTCCCGACCTGGTCGACGACGGCTGTCCCGCAGGACCACCGGCCGTGTCGGCCCGCGGTCCCGACTGCGTCGCGGACACGCCCGGCGGCGGCGACGTCCCGGCCGGTGCGGCGGGCGCAGGCTGCCCGGCGACCGCCGAGTCTGCCGCGTCCGGAACCGACCCGGACCCGGCGGTCCGCGGCGTGCCGACCGCCGTCGAGGGCGGACTCCCGATCACCCCTCGCACCGTCTGCGTCCAGGCCAGCCTGCCGAACAGGTAGAGACAAGCCACCTGCTCGTTGGTGAACCGTGCCCAGTCGTAGCGGTTGCCCTGCTCCCGCCAGAAGACCTCCCAGGCGGTCTCCCCGCCGGGAGCCTCCTCACGCAGGACGCACCAGGTGTCATCGGCCTCCGCTCCCACCGAGACGACCTGGGCGGGCACGCCGATCCTGACCAGCCAGTCGAGCAGCGAATCCATGTTCATCGAGCCGGTCTCCTCATGCCTGCGGCACTGTCTGGGGGATGTCGGCCACCGTGGCGGACACCCGCGCGGCAGGCGCGTCCTCGTCGACGGCCAGATACCCCGCGCGGAGCAGTTCGGCCACCGACTGCGTCAGTCGGAATCGCAGGCCGCCGCCCGGCTGCGCGAACCAGGGCGCCGAGACGGCCCGCCACGCGGGCAGCGGCCGCTGCACCACGTATCGCGCATACGGACGGTCCGCGTACCCCGGTGGCAACGACCGTGTCGCGAACCGGGTGTCGGCCTCCGCCAGCACACGGCCCTCCGGCGTTCCGAGCCGATCCAGGGCGGTGCCCGCCGCCAGGACCACCGCTTCGCTCCCGGCGGGGTCGGCGGCTCCTTCCGGGAAGAGTTCTCCCGGCGGCCAGGCGTACTCGGCGGGCGCGCCGTGGCCCGTCGCGGCCGCACGCACCACGAACCGCCGGTCCCAGGCGCGTTCGTGCAGATCGCCGAGCGGGTCGTGGCCGGAGAGCAGCGCAGGCGGACACGTGCCCTGCTGTTCCGGCGCGGGCTTCGACACCGAGCTACGCAGGTCGACCAGCTCCGACTGCGGGTGGTCCTGCGGCGGGAACCGGATTCCGGGGGCGAAGTCGGTCTCCCGAGGCGGCGCAGGCAGCTGCCGAGCAGGCCTCGTGCTGGGCACCGGCAGATGACCGAGGGGAAAGAGGTTCATGGTGAAGGCGAGCAGTTCGGCGTCCGGCTGCTGCGTCGGGCGCACCGCTCGGCCCGCCGCGTTCTGATCGGCCGGCGCGCCGCCGAACAGATCGGCGCCCTGGGCCATCGGCCCGATCGACTTGCCTGCCACGGGGCCGCCGCCCGCCACGTGGGCGACCATCGCGCCGCCACCTGCGGGCGGCGCACCGCCGAGACCGGGCGCGGCGCTCGCTCCGGGGCCTGCCGCCAGGCCCGGTACGCCGGGGGCATGCGGAGCCGGAGCACCGCCGAGACCGGGCAGGCCGCCCGCGGGCGGCAGCTTCGCGGGCGGAGCGGCTCCGGGTGCGGCCGCCCCCGGAGCGCCCGCGCCGGGAACGGCGGCACCGCCGCCGATTCCACCGGGCGCTCCGGGGCTCACCGGAGCCCCGGGCACGCCGGGTGCGGCGGGGCCGCCGGGGAGACCCATGCCGCCGGGCGCGCCGGGACCGGGCAGTACCGGCATCGGGCGTCCCGGTGCCTGCGGCTGGCCCGCGCCGCCACCGGACGCAGGCGGTGCCTGGCCGCCGCCCCCGGACGGCCCGGCGGGCGCCTGGGGGCCGGGGGCGGGCGGCATGTTCTGCGCTGGAGGCGCGCTGGGCGCCGGTGCTTCGGGGCGGGGAACAGGCGCGGGCGCGGCCTCCGGCGGCGGGCCGGAGAAGGACGGCGTGAGGCCGGGCGCGGCGGGCGCGGCGGGCGCGGCGGAACCGCCGCCACCCGAACCACCGCCGTGACCGCCCGGACCACCGCCGTAGCCGCCCGAACCGGCCGAGCCCCCGGGACCTGCTGGGATGTTGATCGGACCGGTGTTCATCGACGGGTCGGGGGTGTAGACCGGCGGCGAGTAGACGGGCGGCCCGCCGCCCTCGGCGGCCGACGCGGGAGTCGCGGCGCGGGCGGCCTGATCCACCACGCCCGCAGGAATCGGCCCGGTGCTCTCGGGGTCGAGATCGCGCAGTTCCGCGGGTGAGAGACCGCCCGACTCGGCCTCCTGCTGCTCGATGAGATCGTCACCCCAGGTGAACCCCCGGTTCTCGGCGAGCTCGCCCGCGTCGGAGCGGGCGAGTTCACCGGACTCGACCATCGAGTTCACCAGTTCGGACAGCACCAGCGGGGGCGCGTCGTCGAACCCGTCCTCCTCGCCGGGATCGGCGTCCTCGTCGCCCTCGCCGCCGTCCCGGTCGCCCAACTCCGGCAGCACGGCGTCGGGGTCGATGCCCAACAGCGCGGCGAGATCCGGATCGAGCAGCTCCCCCGCAGTCGTGCCCAGCGGCTGGAAGGCCGACATATCGCCCTCGTCGGTGACGACGTCGGGCAGCGCCTCGCCCGCCTCCACGTCCACCGCGGCGGCGAGAGTCTGATTGACCTCGGCGAACTCGGCCTTGGCACCGGCGAACAGCGAGTCGAGTTCGGCCTCGGCCGAGGCGTCGCCGTCGGCGGCCGCCTGTTCGGCCGCGTCGGTCCGGACCGCGAGCTTGACGAGCCTGCGGATGATCTCCACCTTGGTCGCGGCGATCTGATCGGCGGCGAACTCCAGCTGCGCGGCCGCCTCCTCACAGCCTCGCACGATGGAGGAGAACCGGCCGTCCTCGGCGACGAAGAGCTCCCAGTGCTCGCGGGCGGCGTCGGCGGCGTCGCCCTCATAGCTCTCGAACGCGCCCTCCACGTGACCGTGTGCGTCGGTTCTCGACTCACGCACGGCGGCAGCCGCGGCGCGCCACGCCTCGGCCAGCGACCGCATCTGGTCCTCGTCGGCCTCCGGCCACCGGACCCCGGCCCGCTGCGCCACGTCGGCCAGCTCCTCCGGAAGCTTGATACCCATTTCTCCACCCCTGTCCAGAAGCGACGGACGGTCAGCGAGACCCGGCGTCGGGCGATCCGACCAGGCCCGCGTTGTGCTCGTCCACTCCGGTGTAGTCGCGCGCCGTGGCCTGGAGTCGGTCGCGCATGTCCAGCAGCTGATCCGGCAGCGCGTCCATCAGCGCGAGCACGTGAGAGGCCGGGTCCAGGTACCGCGCGGAGAAGCTGCGACCGATCTCGTCGACACCCCAACAGCCCATCCTGTCGGTCACCGCGCCACGCAGCGTCTGTGTCGTGTCCTCGATCGACCCGGAAGTCCCGGTGAGTCTGCCTGCCTGCGTCTCCAGCTGCTCTGGATCAACCCTGAACATTCCTGCGCCTCCCTTGTGCTCGACGACCGGGCTGCGCCGAAGTCGGGCCGTCGGTCCTCGGACATCCGCTAACGCCAGCCCTTGTTGTCGAAGACGGTGGACTGGACGGGTCTCTCCTGCTGCGTCGACGTTCCGCCGGCCTGCCGACGATCCGCCGTCGAGGGGTCGTCGGTCGCGCCGCGCACGGTCGCGACCACTCCGGCGGCGGCCGACGCGGCGGCGGCCGACGCCGCATGGATGGTGTGCTGGATGAGTGCGGCCAGCTCGGCCGGGCGGTGTCTTCGATAGGCGTGATCGGCGATCGCCACCCGGTGGACGGCCCCGCGATGTCCCACGGTGACCGCGACCGACGAGTCGGCGCTGACCACTGTCTCGCTGATCTCGGCGAGACGCCTGTGCACCTCACCAAGCTGCTCTCGACTGCGTCGATACTCGCCGAGCAGCCGCTCCACGCTGGCTTGGTGGTCGGTCACCATGAACGCCTCCGGTAATCCGGCCGCCGACAGATGTACCGGTGTTGGACGGCGCGGTCGACCTTCCGGTTCCCGCGAATCCGCCACCTTTTCTCGGCCGGATCGGTTGCCCCTCAACCGTTGCCGACGGGCAGGGTCGGTGCGGGTGAACCGGCGACGACGCCGTCGAACGCCGTTCGACGGTCAGTCGACGATCGACGACAGACCCGGCGGGCGAGGCGACGAGCCCACGTCGGCGGGCCACGGCGTGAGGCGGGGTTCCGGCGCGAGCAGGCCGGTGCGCACGGCCGCGTGCACCGCCCTGG
This genomic stretch from Actinoalloteichus hoggarensis harbors:
- a CDS encoding YbaB/EbfC family nucleoid-associated protein — translated: MVTDHQASVERLLGEYRRSREQLGEVHRRLAEISETVVSADSSVAVTVGHRGAVHRVAIADHAYRRHRPAELAALIQHTIHAASAAAASAAAGVVATVRGATDDPSTADRRQAGGTSTQQERPVQSTVFDNKGWR
- the hisN gene encoding histidinol-phosphatase, encoding MSSAADLDLARRLADLADAVTRSRFRSRDLHVTSKPDRTPVTDADTAVEDSIRALLARERPEDAVLGEERGGAENPGARTWVIDPIDGTKNFLRGLPIWATLIALVVDGTPQVGVVSAGALRRRWWAARGLGAWTSEGDGAPWRIGVSGVDRLSDAYLSTTHLGSWTEYHSRSAYLALLDACWESRAFGDFWQHVLVAEGAVDLAAEAVVNAWDVAAVQVIVEEAGGRFSDLDGVPDYTGGSALSSNGLVHDAALEVLRSNR
- a CDS encoding TNT domain-containing protein; the protein is MGIKLPEELADVAQRAGVRWPEADEDQMRSLAEAWRAAAAAVRESRTDAHGHVEGAFESYEGDAADAAREHWELFVAEDGRFSSIVRGCEEAAAQLEFAADQIAATKVEIIRRLVKLAVRTDAAEQAAADGDASAEAELDSLFAGAKAEFAEVNQTLAAAVDVEAGEALPDVVTDEGDMSAFQPLGTTAGELLDPDLAALLGIDPDAVLPELGDRDGGEGDEDADPGEEDGFDDAPPLVLSELVNSMVESGELARSDAGELAENRGFTWGDDLIEQQEAESGGLSPAELRDLDPESTGPIPAGVVDQAARAATPASAAEGGGPPVYSPPVYTPDPSMNTGPINIPAGPGGSAGSGGYGGGPGGHGGGSGGGGSAAPAAPAAPGLTPSFSGPPPEAAPAPVPRPEAPAPSAPPAQNMPPAPGPQAPAGPSGGGGQAPPASGGGAGQPQAPGRPMPVLPGPGAPGGMGLPGGPAAPGVPGAPVSPGAPGGIGGGAAVPGAGAPGAAAPGAAPPAKLPPAGGLPGLGGAPAPHAPGVPGLAAGPGASAAPGLGGAPPAGGGAMVAHVAGGGPVAGKSIGPMAQGADLFGGAPADQNAAGRAVRPTQQPDAELLAFTMNLFPLGHLPVPSTRPARQLPAPPRETDFAPGIRFPPQDHPQSELVDLRSSVSKPAPEQQGTCPPALLSGHDPLGDLHERAWDRRFVVRAAATGHGAPAEYAWPPGELFPEGAADPAGSEAVVLAAGTALDRLGTPEGRVLAEADTRFATRSLPPGYADRPYARYVVQRPLPAWRAVSAPWFAQPGGGLRFRLTQSVAELLRAGYLAVDEDAPAARVSATVADIPQTVPQA
- a CDS encoding WXG100 family type VII secretion target, whose translation is MFRVDPEQLETQAGRLTGTSGSIEDTTQTLRGAVTDRMGCWGVDEIGRSFSARYLDPASHVLALMDALPDQLLDMRDRLQATARDYTGVDEHNAGLVGSPDAGSR
- a CDS encoding ATP-binding protein: MRTRILQSILLAVSVTVVVLGLPLGLASLRLVEDVTRRELTGRVQQIATSLDAQLAEDETLDLVKIRVAVPADGSVTVSLPGQGTVRDGPDPGPDPVIETASIVRQGTVTLAVPSGPLRASQAQMAGAVLLLVLLTVVVGLVMAKVTARRLSEPLRHVAARAARLGAGDFRPDTRRHGAVELDRVADALDASALALARLMERERELVGDVSHQLRSHLTALQLRLEELVDPRQPVNREEARAALVQAEKLSRVLEDLLATATAARSRTAEPLDLAEELPEVVAEWRERLRAEGRTLRLRISDGLPARVTPARLREALGVLLENALIHGAGTVSVVARLSGAMVMIEVTDNGNGVPEELSRHVFDRGFSGGGSTGVGLSLARALVEADGGRLELYTARPATFVIFLLVPRAGDVLGMPWPVEPTPR
- a CDS encoding response regulator transcription factor, with the protein product MSVVLLAEDDAAIAEPLCRALQREGYSVHVVDDGPSALEAATSGRGDLLVLDLGLPGIDGLEVCRRLRAAGRDIPVLMLTARTDEVDFVVGLDAGADDYVAKPFRLAELMARIRALLRRRAVDSVEANGVRIDLSARRVQVDGREVQLANKEFELLRVLMQHAGQVVTRDEILDEVWNAPENRTSKTLDMHVSWLRRKVGDVHGRNGEQRIATVRGVGFRFNVD